Within the Gloeobacter kilaueensis JS1 genome, the region TGTCGATCAACTGTCCCCGGCGAAACTCCTTCCCCTCGCCTTTTACCTCGATGCCGGGCGGCAGGACGGCGAATTTCTGAGCGAAACCAAGCAATTTGCCCGGCAGCTTGCCCGGATGCAGCTGAACGTCACCTTTCACGCCTACCCCGGCGGCCACGGCCTCGTTGGCCCCGACGCGGGCTGGAACTACTGGCACAAGCATCTGGCCGATTCTCTCACCCTGGTGGGCACCCGCTTCAAACAGGCCCTCGCCCAGGATGCCCGGCGGTGAAAAAGCCGGACTGCTTTGAGGTAGCGCCGGGCCGTCCCCTGGCTTACCACTACTGCTCCGGCTCAGCGCCGCTCGTCGTCCTCATCCACGGCGCGCTGAGCGATCGCCGCTACTGGCAGCCGCAGTGGCAGTTTCTCTGCGATCGCCGTCTGGCCGTCCTCGCCTGCGACCTGGCAGGTCATGGCCAGTCCGGCTGGGCGCGAGGCCACCTTCCTGCTCACCATGCCCAGGATCTGGCGGTCCTGCTTAAAAAACTCGCCCTCCGCAAGCCGCCCCTCCTGGTCGGCCATTCCTACGGCGTCACCGTCGCCGTCGAGTACGCCAGGCGCTACCCGGTGCATGGCCTTTTTGCCCTGGGCGGTGGCGTGACTGGTCTAACACCCTGGTGGGAAAAGCCTTTCGTCGCCCTGCTGGAGTCGGTGGGCCGCCACAGCTTTCGCCTGCCCCCTGTAGGCCGCGCCTACCAGAAACTCGGCCTCGTGGGCAGCAGCCCGGCAACCGAACCCTTTCTTCGCCAGTGCCTGCCTCCCAGCCACCGCACGCCCTACCGGGCGATGCGCGATTTTTGGGATTACGACGGCAGAGCCGGTCTGGAGCGCATCACAGCCCCGGTGCTGATCGCCGCCGGTGAAAAAGATCCTGTCTTCACCCCTGCGATGGCCCACACCCAGGCCGCACTCTTCCCGGCAGGCCGGGCTGCCGTCATCCCCAGTTGTGGCCACCTGCTGATGATCGAAGCGTCCGATTGGGTGAACGCGCAGATCGTCCAAATGCACGGGTAAAGCCGAGGGTCGTCAAACCTCGGATCGGCTTCACCCCTCACCCCCAGCCCCTCTCCCCTTGTGGCAGAGGAAGAGTAAGACAAATCTAAGGCCCACTTCACCTGGCCCCTTTGCAGCCCAGTTACAGTGAACCCCCCCTCTTCTCCTCTGCCCGGCGGGGCAGCCCCCCATTCGGGGGGCAGGAGGAGGAGAGCGGGGGGCAGGCCCCTTTTGGGGCCAGGTGGGGGTGTGGAGGGGTGGGGGACATTTCAAGGTTTGCTCTCTAAAAGCGCTCAACACCCCAAAGAATGGGACAAGTAGAATGCTGGAGCCAGAGAAACGGCCCACAGAGCCTTTCAACTTCTGCGGGCCGCTCTGAAACTGAGGCTACTTCAAGCAGCCTCGATCTTTACGGTTTGGGCTGGTTGAGGGCGTTCTCGGCATTGATGAAGCCGTAGCCGTCCAGACTCGTATAACCTGAACCGATGTTGTTGACAAAGGTACCCGTTCCCGTCTGACCGCTGCCGGTCGTCACCGTAAAGCTCACTCCTCCGGTGGCAATCGTCCCCTGGGGAATCAACACCCCCGAACCGAACAGGTCCGCCGAGTTGCCCCCGGCGGTCGAAGGCGGCACAAAGGCCGTCTGCTGCTCGTCGCGGTCGATACCAAAAGTAAAGAGCTTGCCCTTGGTAAAGACACCGGGAGTGATGCTCACCGTCAGCGTGTTGGACTGGCCGGCCACCGCCGGGGGCGGAGCCGTCGGACCCAGCACACCGGCGATGTCGGAAGCAGACAGACCCTGGGTGATGCCGACCGTGAATGGGAAACCGGGCGGGTTGGTGGCGCTGGTGCGCTGATCGAAGGCGATACCGGGCACAATCTCGGTCGGATTGCCGTTGGTACCGTCAAAGAGGATGGAACTCACGCTGCCCGTGCCCCCGACGGCGACGCGGAAGACGCGGGTATCGAACTGGGAAGTGGAATTGGCGTCGGCGGCGACGTTGATGAAGACGCGGGTGCCATCCACCGTCAACTTGCCGGAAGCGAAGTAGGGGTCCAGGTCGTGCAAGAAGGGGCTCTTCTGCAGAATCGTCCGTACCTGGGTAGGAGTGAGGGAGGTGGGACCACCATTCTTTTGCAACAACAGCGCAGCGATGGCAGTGGCGTGGGGCGCAGCGGCGCTCGTACCGCTGAAGTTGGGGAAGGTGTCCGGGTCGCGGGTGTCGTCGAAGCCGAAGAACGTCGTGTTCACGTTGTCCGCTGCGGCGATGTCGGGCTTCTGACGAATCTCCGGCCTGGGCAGGCGGTTACCGCTCGGGTCGAAGTAGATGATCGACGGTCCCGGCGAGGTAAAGCTCTCCGGGATATAGGGGGTGAACACTCCGTAGGCTGCCGTACCGTTGGCACCCTTGGCTGAATTGTGGCCGTAGGTGACCGGGTAGCGATAGGAGTAGTACTCCTGGGGCGCACCGGAAGTAAACCAGACGTAGCGCAACTTGCTCGCCGGGGTCGGCGTCGCTGCTGGCGTGTTCGCCCGCGCAATCACCAACTGCAGCGACGTCAGACCGCTGATACTCGCGATCTCGATGGGCCGCAGGTTGACGATGTTGTTGTCCGCCTGCGCTCCGACAAAGTTGCCCTGAGAATCGAAAAAGAGCAAGTTGAAGTCGGAGGTGACGGGCTTGAGACCAATCGCCTCGTTCGCCACCAGCGTGAAGGGACCTGTCGCACCCTGGAAGCCTGAGACCTGGATGGTGTAGGTGCCGCTGACGGGCAAGATGCCTGTGAACGTCTCGGGGCTGGTGCCGGTGTCGATGGAGGTAACCGTGTTGCCGCTCGGGTCGATGATCGTCAGCACCAGGTCCACACTGCCGGTGGGCACGCCGTCGGCGGTAATCGAGACGCCTTGCCCTGCCGTAGCAGTCAGGGGAAAACTGGCAACCGGCTGAGCGGTGGTGATGGTGCCGGAGGTATCAAGAAGGGTTGCGCCCAGTTGGGGAGGGACGGTGTCGTAGGGGTCGTCCCACTGGAAGACGAGGGTGCCGCCGCTGCTGCTAATCGAGATGGTCTGAGCGATGTCGGTGCCGCCGCTGGCCTTGAAGTTGTGGAAGCCGCCAGCGTAAAGGGCAGGATCGACGCCGGTGAGCTTAATGTTAGTGCCTGTCAGCGACGACGCATCGCCCGGTACCAGGCGCAGGTTCGAGAAGTATGCCTGGGTCGAAGGCCGGTTGCCCGCCGAGGAGAAATAAGGAATACCCTGGGCGGCCACTTCATCGACCGCCTGGGCAACGATGCCGTCGGCGAAGAAGGGTTCGTCCAGATAGATGATGTCATCGACGATCACGTTTGCCTTGCAGGGACCGTTCGGGTCTGCCAGTGCCCGGATGTTGTTGGCAAAGGTCGTCTGGCCGCCATTGGCAGTGGCAAAGCAGAGATTGGCCTTGGGAGCCAGATCGTGAATGATCTGCAGCATCCCCCGCCCTTCGTCGAAACCGGTGCCATCTTGAATCACTACCACCGGCTGGGTGTTGCCCAGGGGGTTGCCGGGACCGGGCAGGTCCCCCGAGGCGATGTCCTCGGCGGCATGAATTGTGAGCGGCTGGCCAGAGAGCGTCTGGGTGGCAGTGTCGTAGCTGTCGGAGAGGGCGGCGACGGTGATGCCGGTGCCGTCGCTGCCGGCGGGCAGTTGATCGACTCGGTGCTGCACCACGCCCTGGCTGGTGGTGAGGCCCACCTCAGCCACAGGCCGGGGGACGAGATGGACCGCTGCGACTTCCGGCAGCCGGGCCAGTTGCGCCACCTTCTCAAGGGGCACGTAAGCTTCGATCACGCCCTTGCGGTAGCGGTCGCTCACAGCGCCGATGCGCAGCGCTTGAAACTCCTTGCGCGTCTGGAGGGTGCGCTGAACGTCCTGGAGGGGCTTTCTGCCGCTCAGCAAGATCTGGACGAGCACACGGTTCTGACTGTCGAAGACGGCGATGCGGGAGTTGTCGATGCCGGGGCGCAGGGCGCTGCGGTTGAGCGTGCCGCCGTTGGTGTTCGCCTGACGCACCAGTGACGCCAGGCCGTTGCCGAGGTTGGCAGGCACATCGGGACGGGCCAGTGCCGGGGTAACAATTAACCCGAAGCCGAGGACGGTTGACAAGGTGACCGAACCAGCCAGCGAGGGAACGCAGAGCTGGATGAGTTGGCGTTTCATATATATAATTCCACGACCGATCTTAGGGCCGGTCGGATTATAGAGTTTCAGCAGATGAAACACAAGTTCCTGAACAACTATCTAAACCTTGGTCGGGAGCGCAGGCGACAAAGATGAGAGCGGTCTTAGATTGAGTACTTACAAAAATGTCTTCAGTTGACGACTTTCATCTCACCGATCTGCCAACCCGCCGGTGATTTGATCAGCGCGTAGCGCACGCGGTAAGGCCGATCGTAGGAGCGCGAGGACTGCAACTGGTTGTTGGTGTAGAAGTTGGCCACCTCGGACACTTCGGCGACGACTTCGACCCGGTCGGGGCGGGGGCTTTTCACTTCGTCGATCTTCAGTTGCTTGAGGCGGTACTTCCAGTGCTCGCCTGCCTGCCGGGTCTGCTCTGCCCGGTCGCGCCAGATCTGTTGGGTGTTGCCGGTGAGCAGTGCCTGCATTCGGGCTGTCTGGTGCTCGGGCCCGAGGGCTTGCTGCTTGGCCTGCTGCCAGTCCTGCAGAATCTGGGTGATCTGGGCGGTGGAGAGGGCGGTGCCGCCTGTAAGGGGAGCAACGGGGGCAACGGCAGCAGGGGGACGGCTGGGCGGCGCTGGAGTTGCAGCGACGAGCGGCGGTGCAGGGTTTGCCTCAGGCTTGGGCGGATTGCCTGGGGCCGAGCGCTGGGACAGTAGCCAGCCGCTGCCGAGCAGAAAGACAGCCACCAGAGCGGCAGCAGCCGGCAAGAAGGGCGGCGGCAGCAACGTGGGTCGGCGGCGGCCCATGAGCGGTTGTTCGTCTGTGGCAGGGGCGACGGCGCGGTCGAATACTGGCCGGTTTTCGCGGCGGTCGGGGCGCGAGCGGCGCTGATCGACGGCCCCGGCTCCCACGGGTTGCTGTTGCTCGAGGTAGCACTGCACGAGGGGACTGGCAAAGTAGGACTGCAGGCTGAAACTTTGAGAGCGCAGATCGCGGAAGAACGGCAACACTTCCTGGGCAAACCACTCGTCCGCATAGCGGCACAGCCCCGGCAGTTGGTCCGGTGCCCCCAGCGAGAGATTGGCGATGTACTCGGTGGCGGGCTGCTCGCCGGAGCGCTCGATATTCTTGAGCGCTTCTTCGGTCTGGCCCAACAACAGAGCACAGAGAGCCAGTTCGATATAGACGTCCTGGCGCTGGGCGAGCTTGATGAGGTGGCCACGGGCGCGCCGCACGCAGGGGGGATCGCAGGCGGTATAGCCCCGCGCCAGCAGTGCCTGCACCGCCAGATACTGCGCCGCCGGGGACGGACGGGCCGCCTCGCGCTCGAACAGTTCGAGTTGCTCAGCGACGGTCAGCCGCAGGCGCACGTACTGGACGAACTGGACGAACTCCTCGCGGCTGAGTCCGGATTGATCGTTGCCTGCCCCCTCAATGCCCTCGCGCTCGTCGAGGACTTCCGAAAGCAGAACAAAACCTGCCCGGCGCTGCAGTTGATTTTCCGGTTCCACCGGAGCAGCCAGTAGTTGCAGGATCCGTTCGGGCCGCCAGCGCTTGATGAGCGCCTGCAATTCCTGCTGCACACCGAGCAGGCTGCCGCCGCCACTCAAGATCGAGAGGGCCGCCTCGACTTCCTGGCAGGCGAGGGAGAGCGCTCCCTGGCGGTAAGCGTCGAGGGCGAGCATCCGGTGGGTGAGGGCGAGCACCAGCCGCACATCCTGGTTGTCCGCCTTGAGCGCCTCCGCTTCGCGCTCGAGGATGGGCTGGTACTTGCCCAGCTCGAA harbors:
- a CDS encoding alpha/beta fold hydrolase; the protein is MKKPDCFEVAPGRPLAYHYCSGSAPLVVLIHGALSDRRYWQPQWQFLCDRRLAVLACDLAGHGQSGWARGHLPAHHAQDLAVLLKKLALRKPPLLVGHSYGVTVAVEYARRYPVHGLFALGGGVTGLTPWWEKPFVALLESVGRHSFRLPPVGRAYQKLGLVGSSPATEPFLRQCLPPSHRTPYRAMRDFWDYDGRAGLERITAPVLIAAGEKDPVFTPAMAHTQAALFPAGRAAVIPSCGHLLMIEASDWVNAQIVQMHG
- a CDS encoding S8 family serine peptidase — translated: MKRQLIQLCVPSLAGSVTLSTVLGFGLIVTPALARPDVPANLGNGLASLVRQANTNGGTLNRSALRPGIDNSRIAVFDSQNRVLVQILLSGRKPLQDVQRTLQTRKEFQALRIGAVSDRYRKGVIEAYVPLEKVAQLARLPEVAAVHLVPRPVAEVGLTTSQGVVQHRVDQLPAGSDGTGITVAALSDSYDTATQTLSGQPLTIHAAEDIASGDLPGPGNPLGNTQPVVVIQDGTGFDEGRGMLQIIHDLAPKANLCFATANGGQTTFANNIRALADPNGPCKANVIVDDIIYLDEPFFADGIVAQAVDEVAAQGIPYFSSAGNRPSTQAYFSNLRLVPGDASSLTGTNIKLTGVDPALYAGGFHNFKASGGTDIAQTISISSSGGTLVFQWDDPYDTVPPQLGATLLDTSGTITTAQPVASFPLTATAGQGVSITADGVPTGSVDLVLTIIDPSGNTVTSIDTGTSPETFTGILPVSGTYTIQVSGFQGATGPFTLVANEAIGLKPVTSDFNLLFFDSQGNFVGAQADNNIVNLRPIEIASISGLTSLQLVIARANTPAATPTPASKLRYVWFTSGAPQEYYSYRYPVTYGHNSAKGANGTAAYGVFTPYIPESFTSPGPSIIYFDPSGNRLPRPEIRQKPDIAAADNVNTTFFGFDDTRDPDTFPNFSGTSAAAPHATAIAALLLQKNGGPTSLTPTQVRTILQKSPFLHDLDPYFASGKLTVDGTRVFINVAADANSTSQFDTRVFRVAVGGTGSVSSILFDGTNGNPTEIVPGIAFDQRTSATNPPGFPFTVGITQGLSASDIAGVLGPTAPPPAVAGQSNTLTVSITPGVFTKGKLFTFGIDRDEQQTAFVPPSTAGGNSADLFGSGVLIPQGTIATGGVSFTVTTGSGQTGTGTFVNNIGSGYTSLDGYGFINAENALNQPKP
- a CDS encoding ARC6/PARC6 family protein, coding for MSPDPVVAFPLDYYQILGLPPQCAFGLVESAYTDRVAQAPRREFSAALLAARERLLKDASTVLQDPVLRERYHRDQPAGTLKLEPSELAVGLLFLFELGKYQPILEREAEALKADNQDVRLVLALTHRMLALDAYRQGALSLACQEVEAALSILSGGGSLLGVQQELQALIKRWRPERILQLLAAPVEPENQLQRRAGFVLLSEVLDEREGIEGAGNDQSGLSREEFVQFVQYVRLRLTVAEQLELFEREAARPSPAAQYLAVQALLARGYTACDPPCVRRARGHLIKLAQRQDVYIELALCALLLGQTEEALKNIERSGEQPATEYIANLSLGAPDQLPGLCRYADEWFAQEVLPFFRDLRSQSFSLQSYFASPLVQCYLEQQQPVGAGAVDQRRSRPDRRENRPVFDRAVAPATDEQPLMGRRRPTLLPPPFLPAAAALVAVFLLGSGWLLSQRSAPGNPPKPEANPAPPLVAATPAPPSRPPAAVAPVAPLTGGTALSTAQITQILQDWQQAKQQALGPEHQTARMQALLTGNTQQIWRDRAEQTRQAGEHWKYRLKQLKIDEVKSPRPDRVEVVAEVSEVANFYTNNQLQSSRSYDRPYRVRYALIKSPAGWQIGEMKVVN